Within Runella rosea, the genomic segment AAAAACCCCTTTAGCTGTTTTATTCAACTGTCCTTTCATCGTTTTGATAGGGTTGAAATTGGATAGCGCAAAGGCGGTATACGCGCCTGATGCCAACGACCCAATCAATACAACGGCCAATCCCCATATCCAAACGGGAGTATAGCCTAATGTTTTGAGAGACAGTGGTTTGTCAAGCAATTCGTTGAAGAAAGGTTGTAGCGCCGATACCAGCACAAGCGCTAAGACAAAACCCAATAGATTGACCAACATGGACTCGCCCAAAAACTGCTTTACCAAATGCCACTGGGTGGCTCCGATAACTTTCCGCACACCTACTTCATTGGCACGTTTGAGCGAATTGGCGGTTGAAAGATTAACGTAATTGAACCATCCGATGATTAAAATCAAAAAGGCGATTCCCCCGAGCATGTATACGTATTTGAGGTTGCCCAAGGTTTGAAGGGTATCGTTGAGCGATGCCGACAAATGGGTATTTTTGAACGCCTGTAATCGAAAGCGTACGCCGTCGTTTTCTTTGCTCAATTCGTTGCGCATGGCCGTCAATTTAGCTTCAAACGCGCTAGGATTTACACCTTTATTGAGCAAAAAGAACATGTTTATGTATTGAGAATCAATATTTTCGGTGTCGGCCCAGCCGTTGCCGACCAAATTGGCGGAGATTTTTAGGGTTTCCAATGAAAACACCAAGTCGTACCGAATGTCGGAGTTGGCAGGCATATCGGCGTAAATGCCCTGGACGGTAAAGGGCATCGTACCAAATTGATTTGACAACGTCAGCACTTTGCCCATCGGGTTTTCGGTGCCAAAATATTTTTTTGCGCTGGTTTCCGACACAAAAACTACGTTAGGCTTGGCCAGTGAGGTGGGCTGTCCAGATTTGAGCGGAAAGCTGAAAAATGAGAAGAAATTACCTTCGGCGTAGGAGATGTTCGTTTCACGAAATGATTCGTTGGTGGGTCCTTCTTTTTTGACAATTCCTTGCGCCATGCCATCGGCAAAACGGCAGTAGGATTGAATATCGGGAAAGCGCTGCTTGGCCCGCGAAGCCCAACCGGGCTCCACTTCGCCCCAAGTAACTCCTTTGGGGTCTTCATTGAGCAGCCGGTACATATCTGGCAGATTGGTATGAAACTGATTGAAGCTTTTTTCGTGGCTAACGTATTGGAGTATCAACAAAAAAGCCGAAATGCCCATGGCCAACCCAGCGATGTTGATGAAGCTGTACACCTTGTGGCGAAGCAGGTTACGGAATGCTATTTTGAGGTAGTTGTGGAGCATGGTTTCATGAGTTTGGGCGAGAAAAAAAGAAGGAAAGAACAAAGATTCATTCTTTCCTTCACAGGCTTTTGTTTACAGATTACACGATGGCGTGCATGGGTTGATTAAAATACAAAATTCGTTCATGGCTGTATGAAACGGAAAATGCTTTATAATGATTGAGAGGTAATGAATGGCTGTTAGTAACCTCTATTAATTGCTTACTACTCTTGTTTCCAAATCCGTACCAAAAATATAAGTATTTGATAATCAATAATTAAAAAAAATGTCAGGGTAAAAAAATGTCCATAAACGGACATTTTCAGTTCGTTTATGGACAAAGAGATTCGTAAACATAAAACACGGAGAACGTACCCATTCCGTGTTCCGAATACTTACTCCGATTTCAAACTCGTCACAGGATTCATCAACGCGGCCTTGATGCTCTGAAAACTGACCGTGAGAAAGGCAACACTTACCGCAAGGAGCGCCGTGGCCGCAAAAACCCACCATTCAATGTCAATTTTATAAGGAAAATCAGCCAGCCACTTGTTCATCACGTACCACGCCACTGGCGACGCAATAATCAACGCAATTAAGACAAGACCGATGAATTCGACAGAAAACAGGCTCACAATTTGACCCGTAGAAGCGCCCAATACTTTGCGGATTCCCACCTCTTTGGTTCTTGATTCGGCCATGAAAGCCACGACGCCATATAGCCCTAAGCAGCCAATAAAAATGGCAATGCTTGCCAGCAATCGGAAGAGCGCATACATGCGTTCTTCGTTTTTATAAAAGTTATTCAGTTTGTCGTCCAAAAACTCATACTTAAACGCAAAATCAGGAAAAGTGGCATTCCAAGTAGTTTCTACTTGGCCGATTAATTGGCTGATGGCTTCAGTTCCACCCCGTTGCGTCGAAAGTTTAATACCGAGCGATTGGTACGTATCGCGTCGGGTGGTTAGTACACACGGATTGGTCTCTTGGTGGAGCGAAAAAGTGTTAAAATCTTTGACCACTCCAACAATCGGCTTTTTTACCCTGCTGCGGCCGCCGACACTTAGGTGCTTGCCGATAATATCGTTCGGGTTTTGAAAGCCCATTTTTTTTACAAACGATTCATTGACAATAACTTCTCGTATTGTGTCAGCGGGTAGGTACATTCGCCCCGCAATCAATTTCAACCCGTAGGTGTTGATATAGGAGGTGTCTGCCATGCGCATCACGATGCTGAAATCGGCTGGCTTTTCGGCGTTTTCAAACCGAAAACTCGACCACCAGTTGCCGTCTGAAGAGGGAACCGAAATGCCGTAGCTTAAAGACTTCACGTTGGGCAAGGCGGCCAATTGGGCCCGTAGTGTTTCGAGTTGACCAGGCTTGCGTTCGGGGATATTGATTGTGAGCACTGCTTCTTTGTCATAGCCTAAATCCGCCGAACGAAGGTGGGTCATTTGGTTGTAAGCGATGATGGTGCCGATAACAAGCATCTGTGAAATGGCAAATTGAAATATAATCAGCCCTCGGCGAAGCGATAACTGGTTGCCACCTGTCGTGCGCATTTTGCCCTTCAGTGCCAAAATAGGTTGATAACCAGATAAAACCAATGCCGGGTAAAAACCAGCTAGCACGGTTGTGACCAAAGCCAATAATAGTACAAAACCAACAACGACGGGGTCGAACAGCACGAGTGCAGAAGCTTTAATATCAAGTAATTCGGCCACGTGGGACATGGATAAATACGCTACTAAAAAGGCCAACACAATGGCGAAACCCGTCATCAGGCCCGTTTCGCTCAAAAATTGACGCACCAACTGAAATCTGGAGCTGCCTAGTACTTTGCGTACCCCTACTTCTTTGGCGCGGCGCAGTGCTTGGGCGGTAGCCAGATTGATGAAATTGACGCAGGCCGTAATCAGGATAAACAACCCAATCAGAGCCATGGCCCAAATCATCTGTTTGCTGACGGTTCGGCTCGCAGGGTTCTCGGTACGGGTATCAAAATGGAGGTCAGTCAGTGGCTGTAATTCATATTGGATCTCTTTGGCATCGTCGGATTCGAGGTATTTGTTGACAAATGGCACCAACCGTTGCTGCATTCGGGCGGCGGTTACTTTTTCGGGTAAAGCCAGATAAATCTGAGCACCGCTGTAGGTGGAGCCCCAAGATTCCCAGTCTCCGTTGGCACCGTATTGTTTGAGTGAAGCAAATGATAGCAGAACCTCAAATGGGAGACTCGTCGTGGCTGGTGGGTCCTTTACAATGCCCGTTACGACGAAATCCATTTTGTTTTCAATCTTGATGGATTTTCCCATCGGGTCAGCGTCGCCGAAATATTTCTTCGCAATGCGTTCCGTCAACACAACCGTATTTGGATTCTTCAAGGCCGCTTTTGCATTTCCCGCTTTCCATTGATAGTCAAACAATTGGAAGTACTCAGGCTCTATAAAAGCGATAACGCTGCCTTCTTCCTGAAACTTGTTCGCTTTTTGATTATTGACCCTTACCAGTGCACCGTAGAGGTCATAAACCATCGTCACTTGGTGTTTTAGCTCGGGAAAATCATTGCGGAGAGCGG encodes:
- a CDS encoding ABC transporter permease, with amino-acid sequence MLHNYLKIAFRNLLRHKVYSFINIAGLAMGISAFLLILQYVSHEKSFNQFHTNLPDMYRLLNEDPKGVTWGEVEPGWASRAKQRFPDIQSYCRFADGMAQGIVKKEGPTNESFRETNISYAEGNFFSFFSFPLKSGQPTSLAKPNVVFVSETSAKKYFGTENPMGKVLTLSNQFGTMPFTVQGIYADMPANSDIRYDLVFSLETLKISANLVGNGWADTENIDSQYINMFFLLNKGVNPSAFEAKLTAMRNELSKENDGVRFRLQAFKNTHLSASLNDTLQTLGNLKYVYMLGGIAFLILIIGWFNYVNLSTANSLKRANEVGVRKVIGATQWHLVKQFLGESMLVNLLGFVLALVLVSALQPFFNELLDKPLSLKTLGYTPVWIWGLAVVLIGSLASGAYTAFALSNFNPIKTMKGQLNKTAKGVFLRKSLVVVQFSISITLVLATIVIYNQLNFMQSQNLGMNTQQLLVIRGPEIGKDSTYAARKNAFWNELTQQSFIKDYCTSGTIPSGWYNFSTAGFTQPNSKSGDEFKTYSFAIIGERFLKTYEIGLKAGRNFTAEECKVEWNQNSKVLMNERAIQQLGFTSAEQALRTKIKWDERYLEIIGVVKDYHHTSLQKAIDPIIFYPQNNNAYFTVRLTADRMPEKIASLNKLYKTYFTGNPFDYFFVDENFNKLYVSEQQYSRIFTTASLWAIFIACLGLFGLATFTVESRTKEIGIRKVLGASVASITALLSKDFLLLVLLAILIASPIAYYFMDKWLQDFAYRISISWWVFAVAGSLAVLIAFLTVGFQSIKAALMNPVKSLKSE
- a CDS encoding ABC transporter permease; its protein translation is MLKNYVTTALRALKRDWNYSLINIAGLTFALACCLMLFLAIRYELSYDQHNANADRTYRIITFNKTSEGDDRNTGLPLPALAALRNDFPELKHQVTMVYDLYGALVRVNNQKANKFQEEGSVIAFIEPEYFQLFDYQWKAGNAKAALKNPNTVVLTERIAKKYFGDADPMGKSIKIENKMDFVVTGIVKDPPATTSLPFEVLLSFASLKQYGANGDWESWGSTYSGAQIYLALPEKVTAARMQQRLVPFVNKYLESDDAKEIQYELQPLTDLHFDTRTENPASRTVSKQMIWAMALIGLFILITACVNFINLATAQALRRAKEVGVRKVLGSSRFQLVRQFLSETGLMTGFAIVLAFLVAYLSMSHVAELLDIKASALVLFDPVVVGFVLLLALVTTVLAGFYPALVLSGYQPILALKGKMRTTGGNQLSLRRGLIIFQFAISQMLVIGTIIAYNQMTHLRSADLGYDKEAVLTINIPERKPGQLETLRAQLAALPNVKSLSYGISVPSSDGNWWSSFRFENAEKPADFSIVMRMADTSYINTYGLKLIAGRMYLPADTIREVIVNESFVKKMGFQNPNDIIGKHLSVGGRSRVKKPIVGVVKDFNTFSLHQETNPCVLTTRRDTYQSLGIKLSTQRGGTEAISQLIGQVETTWNATFPDFAFKYEFLDDKLNNFYKNEERMYALFRLLASIAIFIGCLGLYGVVAFMAESRTKEVGIRKVLGASTGQIVSLFSVEFIGLVLIALIIASPVAWYVMNKWLADFPYKIDIEWWVFAATALLAVSVAFLTVSFQSIKAALMNPVTSLKSE